One segment of Natronosalvus halobius DNA contains the following:
- a CDS encoding ATP-binding protein has product MGEDAETGFETAPQGDLETSVDSDDRPPATSKENETTDSSLLETPCSRTYLEIRPSTDSLEYGAVAQAMELLYRRLDDRTTTGVLNSLRGRSNTPVVEMLLVSDGHTDTSIRYLIGTTDDDFLDDLEGICRTVVPNSYELTRVKWHPRDLEAVLNVPNRELDTEFDERVSTSDPFVAGVEYRGRAQLRRDWLMPFRSFDESDNRSSARSKQESRSTDSPRVPLATLVETLCESDVPVIYQVVCRPAGSLQPLADEYRFELESEVVTSGDRLSAFLFPRPVPEERTESREITPAYRDRLEVLNRRDHRHAFQASVRAVALSRDDPETVTRVAHNLAGALSHLSGDFHEVTGHVITDDEFHTGLTPPGTHLYEALIDRTCLESTYDDLGKRFPWKSHESPGIVVSATELPVFCLLDGGGLTARGQRALEARHAERTGLPLPAPQQLARYTGTGQALCRPLTDDRQPTAQRFVLPPELQDRHLFIVGDTGSGKSVLTTGAMLSNTTATAGPEILFDYKGGGTAEEYLQTHYAAAGGLDSDTVQYFDLTKMLPALSLFDIGPLLDAGLSREEARSRIAGHYEEILAGLLGEEQYYSATESTKAIRNHLRALYDPIHGSDAISHKDLYRALQRTLSDRSPPPTSDERLTEYFAGLLERDRDVFNMVLGGAVARVETIATDDRLAPLFDYVHIESSDVEHGDTVQDSGRESRFEDATQMELERESDQIRNPHFDFIDVIDDDCVVIFDFGGMEERVKRALTLVLLSNMWSALKARAEAPSTPANPPQVNLYLEEAKDVAATQLVDTLLSQGRSFGLSIMLGVQFPSQLDSPDPSNQTYEEALNEIGTLVVGNVSIEDDLAKTLATDDVPPRKVARRLAAIRHGEWLIRPAAEFGAPPARPFLGRSLSPPRGHPASDEPLAGEQKRAFDAAFESITLETWRRSGLGHESEPTQAAHTGSPNDSDGDEPAHSESSLRVDSLLPHTKRFPDCVVYDEAIDALCCASCENRYDPTIEGMKRAIECCHSLEDVDADDIPVCEINLKLTPAEREASEWSDRQLLFLQAVYNAQQLRYDPLEYDILSDSMLRLQEYVGIENDDITPLIEADVLRHDTDHPHRLYTVSSDGRDVIGESYRLGVDYGHGAGDLEESSQHVLGIEVTRQYLEAVYAQSADSSVTEVIPYYDLDDQHRLDLAGVDADGEIVVTAEVERINNDYHRAVPEDFDKMASCEPDEAIWVVMKQADGHKVLSALNDPLEGEPRVEKTYAKTTPPQQFRIDTPGMTAVYPADWLREQY; this is encoded by the coding sequence ATGGGAGAAGACGCGGAGACGGGTTTTGAAACCGCCCCACAGGGTGATCTCGAGACATCCGTTGACAGCGATGATCGCCCGCCAGCGACGTCAAAAGAGAACGAGACGACAGACAGTTCGCTTCTGGAGACGCCATGTTCGCGAACGTACCTCGAGATCCGACCGTCGACGGACTCGCTGGAGTACGGTGCCGTTGCCCAGGCAATGGAGTTACTCTACAGGCGACTCGATGATCGGACGACAACAGGTGTGTTGAACTCGTTACGTGGCCGTTCGAACACGCCGGTCGTCGAGATGCTTCTCGTATCAGATGGGCACACGGATACGAGTATTCGGTATCTGATCGGGACAACAGACGACGACTTCCTCGATGATCTCGAAGGGATCTGTCGGACGGTCGTTCCGAACTCGTACGAACTAACGCGGGTCAAGTGGCATCCACGCGATCTCGAGGCAGTACTGAACGTTCCCAACCGCGAGTTAGACACAGAGTTCGATGAGCGAGTCTCCACGTCGGATCCGTTCGTCGCCGGTGTCGAGTATCGCGGCCGAGCCCAGTTACGCCGCGATTGGCTCATGCCGTTCAGGTCGTTCGACGAGTCGGACAATCGATCCTCAGCCCGGTCCAAACAGGAGTCTCGATCCACTGACTCACCTCGCGTTCCGCTTGCAACGCTCGTCGAAACGCTCTGTGAGAGTGACGTCCCGGTCATCTACCAGGTGGTCTGCCGACCGGCGGGCTCTCTGCAGCCGCTCGCAGACGAGTACCGATTCGAACTCGAGAGTGAGGTCGTCACGAGCGGTGATCGACTCTCTGCGTTCCTCTTTCCGCGACCAGTGCCAGAAGAGCGCACAGAGTCTCGGGAGATCACACCGGCATATCGAGACCGTCTCGAGGTGCTCAACCGTCGTGATCACAGACACGCGTTTCAGGCATCCGTCCGAGCGGTTGCACTCTCGAGGGACGACCCGGAGACGGTGACCAGGGTCGCACACAATCTTGCAGGGGCGCTGTCCCATCTCAGCGGGGATTTCCACGAGGTTACGGGCCACGTCATCACCGACGACGAGTTTCATACGGGTCTCACCCCACCTGGCACGCATCTGTACGAGGCACTCATCGATCGAACTTGTCTCGAGTCGACGTACGACGATCTCGGAAAACGCTTCCCGTGGAAGTCACACGAGAGCCCTGGAATCGTCGTTTCTGCAACGGAATTGCCTGTGTTCTGTCTGCTGGATGGTGGTGGCCTCACTGCACGCGGTCAGCGAGCCCTCGAGGCACGACATGCAGAGCGAACTGGACTCCCGCTTCCGGCCCCACAGCAACTCGCCCGATATACGGGGACTGGACAGGCGCTGTGCCGTCCCTTGACCGACGATCGACAGCCGACTGCACAGCGATTTGTCCTCCCGCCCGAGCTGCAAGACCGCCACCTGTTCATCGTCGGTGATACTGGCTCTGGGAAATCCGTCCTCACGACTGGGGCCATGCTGTCCAACACGACGGCCACAGCTGGCCCGGAGATCCTGTTCGACTACAAAGGCGGAGGCACGGCCGAAGAGTATCTCCAAACGCACTACGCGGCCGCTGGTGGCCTCGACAGCGATACCGTCCAGTACTTCGATCTCACGAAGATGCTCCCTGCGCTCTCGCTGTTCGACATCGGCCCACTCCTGGACGCGGGTCTCTCCCGAGAGGAGGCTCGATCACGGATCGCGGGGCACTACGAGGAGATTCTCGCGGGACTCCTGGGTGAAGAGCAGTACTATAGCGCCACCGAGTCGACCAAAGCCATCCGTAATCACCTACGGGCGTTGTACGACCCCATCCATGGTTCGGATGCGATCTCACACAAGGATCTGTACAGAGCGCTTCAGCGAACGCTGAGTGACCGATCACCACCGCCAACCTCAGACGAACGACTCACGGAGTACTTCGCAGGATTACTCGAGCGCGATCGCGACGTCTTCAATATGGTCCTCGGTGGTGCCGTTGCTCGAGTCGAGACGATTGCCACCGACGATCGACTGGCGCCGCTGTTCGATTACGTTCACATCGAGTCTTCAGACGTTGAGCACGGAGACACAGTCCAGGACTCTGGTCGTGAATCACGTTTTGAAGATGCAACACAGATGGAACTAGAACGTGAATCAGATCAGATTCGAAACCCACACTTCGATTTCATCGATGTTATCGACGACGACTGTGTCGTCATTTTCGACTTCGGTGGCATGGAAGAGCGAGTCAAGCGAGCGCTCACACTCGTCTTGCTCTCGAATATGTGGAGTGCGTTGAAAGCTCGTGCTGAAGCTCCGAGCACGCCAGCGAACCCACCGCAGGTCAACCTGTATCTCGAGGAAGCGAAAGACGTCGCGGCGACCCAGTTGGTGGATACGCTGCTCTCCCAGGGTCGGTCCTTCGGCCTCTCGATCATGCTGGGCGTCCAGTTTCCGAGCCAACTCGATTCACCCGATCCCTCGAATCAGACGTACGAAGAGGCGCTCAACGAGATCGGCACGCTCGTCGTCGGCAACGTCAGCATCGAAGACGACCTCGCGAAGACGCTGGCCACTGATGACGTCCCACCCCGTAAGGTAGCACGACGCCTCGCTGCGATTCGTCACGGGGAGTGGCTCATCCGCCCCGCTGCCGAATTTGGCGCCCCACCTGCACGACCGTTTCTCGGCCGTTCGTTATCGCCACCACGCGGCCATCCAGCGAGCGATGAACCACTTGCGGGCGAGCAAAAACGAGCCTTCGACGCGGCTTTCGAGTCCATCACCCTCGAGACCTGGAGACGCTCGGGGCTCGGTCACGAATCAGAACCAACACAGGCTGCTCATACGGGGTCACCGAACGATTCTGACGGAGACGAACCAGCGCACAGTGAATCGTCACTCCGTGTCGACTCACTCCTGCCACACACGAAGCGATTTCCTGACTGTGTCGTCTACGACGAAGCGATCGACGCACTCTGTTGTGCGTCCTGTGAGAACCGCTACGACCCAACGATCGAGGGGATGAAGCGAGCGATCGAGTGTTGTCACTCCCTCGAGGACGTCGACGCCGACGATATCCCGGTCTGTGAAATCAATCTCAAACTCACGCCAGCCGAGCGCGAAGCCTCCGAATGGAGTGATCGACAACTACTGTTCTTGCAGGCAGTCTACAACGCCCAGCAGCTGCGATACGATCCACTCGAGTACGACATCCTCTCCGACTCAATGCTCAGGCTCCAGGAGTACGTCGGGATCGAAAACGACGACATCACGCCACTGATCGAGGCAGACGTTCTTCGTCACGATACCGACCACCCACACCGGCTCTATACCGTGTCATCGGACGGTCGCGACGTCATTGGGGAGAGCTATCGCCTCGGCGTCGACTATGGCCACGGCGCTGGCGACCTCGAAGAGTCTAGTCAGCACGTCCTCGGCATCGAGGTGACTCGCCAGTATCTCGAGGCAGTGTATGCCCAGAGCGCTGACTCGAGCGTCACGGAGGTGATTCCATATTACGACCTCGACGACCAACACCGACTCGACCTCGCAGGTGTCGACGCCGATGGCGAGATCGTCGTCACCGCCGAAGTCGAACGGATCAACAACGATTATCACCGGGCCGTTCCCGAGGACTTCGATAAGATGGCTTCGTGCGAGCCTGACGAGGCTATCTGGGTGGTTATGAAACAGGCCGATGGTCACAAGGTACTTTCTGCGCTCAATGATCCTTTAGAGGGTGAGCCTCGTGTCGAGAAGACCTACGCCAAGACAACGCCACCCCAGCAGTTCCGCATCGATACTCCAGGGATGACCGCTGTCTACCCCGCAGACTGGCTTCGAGAGCAGTACTAA
- a CDS encoding DUF5789 family protein, with product MADDKQGRDKQADDEERRQHEREVEEARTRADEAEPMRNDAVEQLDDLDEALETHDYPTTTDDLIEAYGDYEIETQDGWESLDEVLGPTDNQTYVSADDVRSRILGRIRR from the coding sequence ATGGCAGATGATAAACAGGGCCGGGACAAACAAGCAGATGACGAAGAGCGACGTCAGCATGAGCGAGAAGTTGAGGAAGCACGTACCCGGGCCGATGAGGCCGAACCGATGCGCAACGACGCTGTTGAGCAGCTTGATGACCTTGATGAAGCACTCGAAACCCATGACTATCCAACCACGACGGATGACTTGATCGAGGCCTATGGCGACTATGAAATCGAAACGCAGGATGGATGGGAATCCCTAGATGAAGTGCTTGGCCCAACCGACAACCAAACGTACGTTTCCGCCGATGACGTTCGAAGCCGGATACTGGGACGCATACGTCGCTGA
- a CDS encoding ABC transporter ATP-binding protein: MSSSDSERVSRRAKLEALLDVARYNPKFAAVIVVLGLVAAVLEGVGLSFILPIIELVQVDDPTAEADGLMGAFVMAYDTLGVPFTLGYIVVGVAAVMTVRYTTSFVVAWFREALRTYYIRDLQLRAYDNALDAKVSYFDEEGSDDILNAIVTQTTYAGRVIQRVVKLLEMVFLSLAYLVIALVISPMLTVFAAGILGFLTVFLRRVVEPGYAVGDLVAEANERRQEAAQAGTQGIRDVRLFGLASELREDFNNAIDQFTSARITLRRNEAAINNFYNLGVAVSVFVLIYLALTFADLSVGALGVFLFAMFQLGPKVSHVNTLFYQVENDLPHLVRTQNFIKDLETRQEPNEPTRAVPAEVTDVEFDDVHFSYDDEEQVLRGIDFTVEKGEFVAFVGQSGAGKSTIVSVLARLYELDQGEIRANGIPIDEMDISEWRDHVAVVRQDPFIFNDTLEYNLTIGNRDVTREELDRACEISKVDEFFGELPNGYDTMLGDDGVRLSGGQKQRVALARALLQDADLLVLDEATSDLDSNLEQEVQAAIESMDRDYAMIAIAHRLSTVENADRIYTVDNGEIVEAGEHRDLIDNGGQYANLYAIQSGQ, encoded by the coding sequence ATGTCATCTTCTGATTCGGAACGCGTTTCGAGACGCGCCAAACTCGAAGCCCTCCTCGACGTGGCCCGATACAACCCGAAGTTCGCCGCCGTGATCGTCGTCCTCGGTCTCGTCGCGGCTGTCCTCGAGGGTGTCGGCCTGAGCTTCATCCTGCCGATCATCGAACTCGTCCAGGTCGACGATCCGACGGCGGAGGCCGACGGCCTCATGGGGGCGTTCGTGATGGCATACGATACCCTGGGGGTTCCGTTCACGCTCGGCTATATCGTCGTCGGCGTGGCCGCGGTAATGACTGTTCGCTACACCACGAGCTTCGTCGTCGCGTGGTTTCGTGAAGCGCTGCGGACGTACTACATTCGGGATTTGCAATTGCGGGCGTACGACAACGCGCTGGACGCGAAGGTCAGTTACTTCGACGAGGAAGGCTCGGACGACATCCTGAACGCGATCGTGACCCAGACGACCTACGCAGGGCGAGTGATTCAGCGGGTTGTGAAACTACTCGAGATGGTCTTTCTCTCGCTTGCGTATCTCGTCATTGCGCTCGTCATCTCGCCGATGTTGACGGTGTTTGCGGCTGGTATCCTCGGCTTTTTGACCGTGTTTCTTCGACGAGTCGTCGAACCGGGATACGCCGTCGGCGATCTGGTCGCCGAGGCCAACGAGCGTCGGCAGGAAGCGGCACAGGCGGGAACACAGGGGATTCGGGACGTTCGACTCTTTGGACTCGCAAGTGAGTTACGAGAGGACTTTAACAACGCGATCGATCAGTTCACGAGCGCGCGGATTACCCTCCGGCGAAACGAGGCAGCGATCAACAATTTCTACAACCTCGGCGTTGCAGTGTCCGTATTCGTCCTTATTTACCTCGCGCTGACGTTCGCTGATCTCTCGGTTGGCGCGCTCGGCGTCTTCCTCTTCGCGATGTTCCAGCTCGGGCCGAAAGTGAGCCATGTAAATACACTATTCTACCAGGTCGAGAACGATTTGCCGCACCTGGTTCGAACGCAGAACTTCATCAAGGACCTCGAGACCCGGCAGGAACCCAACGAACCGACTCGAGCGGTTCCCGCAGAGGTGACGGATGTCGAGTTCGACGATGTCCACTTCTCGTACGACGACGAGGAGCAGGTGCTTCGCGGCATCGACTTCACCGTCGAGAAGGGCGAGTTCGTCGCCTTCGTCGGCCAGTCCGGTGCCGGGAAGTCGACGATCGTCTCCGTGCTCGCCCGGTTGTACGAACTGGACCAGGGAGAAATTCGAGCGAACGGCATTCCGATCGACGAGATGGACATTTCGGAGTGGCGCGACCACGTCGCCGTGGTTCGTCAGGATCCGTTCATCTTCAACGACACGCTCGAGTACAACCTTACAATCGGCAACCGGGACGTCACTCGAGAGGAACTGGATCGGGCCTGCGAGATTTCGAAGGTCGACGAATTCTTTGGGGAACTACCCAACGGGTACGACACCATGCTCGGCGACGACGGCGTTCGGCTGTCGGGTGGACAGAAACAGCGGGTGGCGCTGGCTCGAGCATTACTGCAAGATGCTGATCTGCTGGTGCTCGACGAGGCGACGAGTGACCTGGACTCGAACCTCGAGCAGGAGGTTCAGGCGGCCATCGAGTCCATGGATCGAGACTACGCGATGATCGCTATCGCTCATCGCCTGTCGACGGTCGAGAATGCCGACCGGATCTATACCGTGGACAATGGGGAGATCGTGGAGGCTGGAGAGCACCGCGACTTGATCGACAACGGTGGACAGTACGCGAACCTGTATGCGATTCAGTCGGGCCAATAA
- a CDS encoding sulfatase-like hydrolase/transferase encodes MDRNIVLICVDTARKDFFDRYATRIQERADVTFSQARAASCWSLPSHGSMFTGKFPSEHGYHSHNPTYADLEISETFLSELPGYSTVGVSANSYASSDFGFDVLFDSFVDIYRGTLFNNGIRVSEWLEEHDSESLRKYPQFFRAAITHEHPLESISNGIMSQLQSALPNLGIPRPLDDGAKSILRETKREFGSLDEPFFLFANIMDAHAPRHPRLGYDNSLHGLPADWERRFKTWEIHLGDDKSKFNDVYTSLRKLHAAEVDYVDRMVAKYIDYIQANSTRETTFVITADHGENFGYPDEEYLVKHTSSVSEGLLHVPFVIVNAPEGYDELEDGLFSHIRLPELLVGLANNETPDVFDETIAAEVIGICSAHRKNVDEEQIEYWDRMIRCAYRDGTKVEWDSLGSVRWYALDPDTPSSQTEIEREENPPEWALDHFSTDITTYKEQAVAADTRQGIEEGMAESTQRRLADLGYI; translated from the coding sequence ATGGATCGAAATATCGTTCTCATCTGTGTCGATACGGCTCGAAAGGACTTCTTCGACCGGTATGCCACCCGTATTCAAGAACGGGCAGACGTGACCTTTTCCCAGGCGAGAGCGGCTAGTTGCTGGAGTCTTCCCAGTCACGGGAGCATGTTTACCGGGAAGTTTCCATCAGAGCACGGCTACCACTCCCATAATCCCACCTATGCGGATCTCGAGATATCAGAGACATTCCTCTCGGAACTCCCGGGATATTCCACCGTTGGCGTCTCTGCAAACTCGTATGCGAGTTCTGATTTCGGTTTCGACGTGCTGTTCGACTCGTTCGTCGATATTTATCGGGGGACGCTGTTCAACAACGGCATTCGAGTCTCTGAGTGGCTCGAGGAGCACGATTCAGAAAGTCTGAGAAAATATCCGCAGTTTTTTCGTGCAGCCATCACTCACGAGCACCCACTTGAGAGTATCTCGAACGGTATCATGAGTCAGCTTCAATCTGCTTTGCCGAATCTTGGTATCCCCCGGCCCCTGGATGATGGGGCAAAAAGCATCCTCAGAGAGACAAAACGGGAATTTGGAAGCCTCGACGAGCCGTTTTTCCTCTTCGCGAACATAATGGACGCGCACGCACCCCGGCATCCGCGACTGGGGTATGACAATAGCCTCCATGGCCTGCCTGCGGATTGGGAACGACGTTTCAAGACATGGGAGATACACTTGGGCGACGACAAATCGAAGTTCAATGACGTTTATACCTCGCTGAGGAAACTCCACGCAGCAGAAGTGGACTACGTTGACCGGATGGTGGCGAAATACATCGATTACATTCAGGCGAACTCCACCCGAGAGACGACGTTCGTTATCACTGCCGACCACGGCGAGAATTTCGGGTACCCGGACGAAGAGTACCTCGTCAAACACACGAGCAGTGTTTCGGAGGGGTTGCTCCACGTCCCCTTTGTGATTGTCAACGCTCCAGAGGGGTATGACGAGCTTGAGGATGGTCTATTTAGTCACATCCGACTCCCAGAACTACTGGTTGGACTCGCGAATAACGAAACGCCGGACGTCTTCGATGAAACGATCGCCGCTGAAGTAATCGGGATCTGTTCGGCCCATCGGAAAAATGTCGATGAAGAACAGATCGAGTACTGGGATCGGATGATCCGTTGTGCGTATCGAGATGGGACCAAAGTCGAATGGGATTCGTTAGGATCCGTCAGATGGTACGCGCTCGACCCCGACACACCCAGTTCCCAGACGGAGATCGAGCGGGAAGAAAACCCGCCCGAGTGGGCGCTCGATCATTTCTCGACCGATATTACGACGTATAAAGAACAAGCAGTGGCAGCGGACACGAGACAAGGAATAGAAGAAGGGATGGCTGAAAGTACCCAACGCCGGCTAGCGGATCTCGGCTACATATAG
- a CDS encoding CDP-glycerol glycerophosphotransferase family protein, with translation MQEIRRAIEIYNQEGGKKLLIDSKDYLVRQLSVIVYVITYVASMFFEKDDSIWLFTNHARNAGFSDNGKYLYLYLNEETDERAIWLTSSKEVHDALNARGYEVYRSDSWKARYLRLKSKYIVTTTTLGLVEWAYYGGSTIIQLWHGVPLKNLNLTGHHEPVHDLKEKLLKYDFLVVNSELTEQYLKETKRYTKAIYAGYPRNDVLLKDIPNSSLGIPVETNDLLEEIGNSETIIGYFPTWRKYEVNYDNFEYDRFDEFLEENDAHFLYKPHRYMEVNIDDQYDRIHLLPAYGDIYPLLEEFDIMITDYSSIVFDYLLLDNPAIFYPFDFELYEKERGFHLDYDEFTPGPKAYDFASLLQTIEECIDEDEYGERRRDVRRKILQGKNPHACEHIYETIKSES, from the coding sequence ATGCAAGAAATTCGTAGAGCGATAGAAATCTATAATCAGGAGGGGGGGAAAAAATTACTAATCGATTCGAAAGATTACCTCGTAAGACAACTATCCGTTATTGTGTATGTCATCACGTACGTGGCGTCAATGTTTTTTGAAAAAGATGACTCGATATGGCTGTTTACGAATCACGCACGTAACGCTGGCTTCTCCGATAATGGTAAGTACCTATACCTTTACCTGAACGAAGAGACAGACGAACGGGCAATCTGGCTCACCTCTAGTAAAGAAGTGCACGATGCGCTAAACGCTCGAGGATATGAAGTCTACCGCTCTGATAGTTGGAAAGCGAGGTATCTTCGCTTGAAAAGCAAATACATCGTCACCACGACCACATTGGGACTCGTCGAATGGGCGTACTACGGGGGTTCAACCATTATTCAACTTTGGCACGGCGTTCCTTTGAAAAATCTCAACCTGACCGGTCACCACGAACCAGTACACGATCTGAAAGAGAAATTATTGAAATACGATTTTCTCGTAGTCAACTCTGAGTTGACGGAACAATACCTGAAAGAAACGAAGCGATATACGAAAGCCATCTATGCTGGCTATCCAAGGAACGATGTCTTATTGAAGGACATCCCTAATTCCTCTCTCGGAATTCCTGTAGAGACCAATGATCTACTCGAAGAAATCGGCAATTCGGAGACGATCATCGGTTACTTCCCAACGTGGCGGAAATACGAGGTGAATTACGATAATTTCGAGTACGATCGGTTCGACGAATTTCTCGAAGAGAACGATGCTCACTTCCTCTACAAGCCACACAGGTACATGGAGGTGAACATCGATGACCAGTATGATCGGATTCACTTGCTGCCTGCATACGGCGATATCTATCCGCTCCTCGAGGAATTCGATATCATGATCACGGATTATTCTTCTATCGTATTCGATTATCTGCTCCTCGACAACCCCGCTATCTTCTACCCGTTCGATTTCGAACTGTACGAGAAGGAACGTGGGTTTCACCTGGATTATGATGAGTTCACCCCCGGGCCGAAAGCGTACGATTTCGCCTCCCTGCTACAGACTATCGAAGAATGCATCGACGAGGATGAGTATGGGGAGCGGAGACGAGACGTGAGAAGGAAAATCCTTCAGGGAAAGAATCCACACGCATGTGAACACATATACGAGACTATCAAAAGCGAGTCCTGA
- a CDS encoding FkbM family methyltransferase, with translation MDPLGRIENSVPKPLKVTAKQIGLNTYFTHLKKSSLYRDFQVRHMEKKKLRFETAAGEFVLLVPDYSSGVLVTKSGREGGYEPGLVRELASISDKNDVLYDIGAGYGYNAKVGESLSIPSKNIHLFEMNWKRVRFCKLNSPESNRTQVRVGDGSDGTFSVDSYAKIQPSPSIVTMDIEGAELDALYGLEKTLETARPRLYIEVHPELLGAAETDLLEYLQELGYELSVMNHRSLTASWSADIRNPSISTEAYTPTYLLRAVIK, from the coding sequence ATGGATCCACTGGGAAGAATTGAAAATTCGGTCCCAAAGCCACTCAAAGTGACTGCCAAACAGATCGGACTGAACACGTATTTTACTCACCTGAAAAAATCATCGCTGTATAGGGACTTCCAGGTTCGGCACATGGAGAAGAAAAAACTACGATTCGAAACAGCCGCAGGTGAATTCGTCCTACTCGTGCCAGACTATTCGAGCGGCGTGTTAGTGACGAAATCCGGGAGAGAGGGCGGTTACGAACCGGGCTTAGTGAGGGAGTTAGCAAGCATTTCCGATAAGAACGACGTTCTGTATGACATCGGAGCGGGATATGGCTATAATGCGAAAGTTGGGGAATCGCTTTCAATTCCCTCTAAAAATATTCATCTTTTCGAGATGAACTGGAAACGTGTGAGGTTCTGCAAGCTGAACAGTCCCGAATCGAACCGTACCCAGGTCCGCGTTGGGGACGGATCGGATGGAACGTTCTCTGTTGATAGTTACGCAAAAATTCAGCCGTCTCCTTCCATAGTCACGATGGATATAGAAGGTGCCGAACTGGATGCGCTTTACGGACTCGAGAAAACACTGGAGACAGCACGGCCAAGATTGTATATAGAGGTTCATCCCGAATTACTCGGGGCTGCTGAAACGGATCTTCTCGAGTATCTCCAGGAGCTAGGGTATGAATTATCTGTGATGAATCACCGATCGCTAACAGCGAGCTGGTCAGCGGACATTCGAAACCCGTCGATCAGCACAGAAGCGTATACGCCTACGTATCTTCTGCGCGCAGTAATCAAATGA
- a CDS encoding NTP transferase domain-containing protein, translating to MDAIILSAGRGSRMQNHTRELPKWFLDIDGRRICDIQLAVLSAVVDDIHVILGHGFDEQTVDQAPIDGDDVNLHYYSGWRQHENGGSCYFALDQLDIDDDLLLVCGDVIFRHEMLENVVEQFEKEAFDDHSAATVIEGVQDEMTAVTWDEEQNIVDYGAIRGHQEAGIFILNQAHIETAKDILSENRDEWFPIIFPQIPTKPIKIAERDHAEINTPEHLQQARRKVARQWMVDRPGLNTD from the coding sequence ATGGACGCCATCATACTTTCTGCAGGGAGAGGAAGCAGGATGCAGAATCACACCCGAGAGCTCCCAAAGTGGTTTCTCGATATAGATGGACGGCGGATCTGTGATATTCAGCTAGCGGTTCTCTCAGCGGTGGTCGATGACATTCACGTAATATTAGGACACGGGTTCGACGAGCAGACCGTTGATCAGGCCCCAATAGATGGTGATGACGTCAATCTTCACTATTACAGTGGATGGCGCCAACACGAGAACGGCGGATCGTGTTATTTCGCGCTAGATCAGTTGGATATTGACGATGACCTCTTGCTCGTTTGTGGCGACGTGATATTCAGACACGAGATGCTCGAGAACGTCGTTGAGCAGTTCGAAAAGGAAGCGTTCGACGATCACAGCGCAGCAACCGTGATCGAGGGCGTGCAAGACGAGATGACGGCGGTCACATGGGATGAAGAACAGAACATCGTCGATTACGGAGCCATTCGTGGACATCAAGAGGCAGGCATATTCATTTTAAACCAGGCCCACATCGAAACGGCGAAGGATATCCTTTCGGAGAACCGTGACGAGTGGTTCCCAATAATATTCCCACAGATACCGACAAAACCGATAAAAATAGCGGAAAGAGACCATGCGGAGATAAATACGCCGGAACATCTACAGCAAGCAAGGCGTAAAGTAGCCCGCCAGTGGATGGTGGATAGACCAGGTTTGAATACAGATTGA